Proteins co-encoded in one Parus major isolate Abel chromosome 17, Parus_major1.1, whole genome shotgun sequence genomic window:
- the LOC107211905 gene encoding glutamine synthetase isoform X1 has product MWHSPVRPRRAVAMSVSHSSRLNKLVREQYMRLPQDGRVQVTYVWIDGSGEGVRCKSRTLDKEPKSIEDVPEWNFDGSSTAQAEGSNSDMFLVPVCMFRDPFCLDPNKLVLCEVLKYNRKPAETNLRHTCKKVMDLVRDSHPWFGMEQEYTLLGINGHPYGWPDNGFPGPQGPYYCGVGADKVYGRDIVESHYKACLYAGVKICGTNAEVMPSQWEFQVGPCEGIEMGDHLWMARFILHRVCEDFGVVATLDPKPMTGNWNGAGCHTNYSTEEMRREGGLKHIEAAIEKLSKRHHYHICVYDPRGGRDNSRRLTGHHETSNIFEFSAGVANRGASIRIPRQVGQDGYGYFEDRRPAANCDPYAVTEAIMRTTVLNETGVETKDYAEH; this is encoded by the exons ATGTGGCACTCACCTGTGCGCCCCCGCAGGGCCGTCGCGATGTCGGTGTcgcacagctccaggctgaacaagctGGTGCGGGAGCAGTACATGAGGCTGCCCCAGGATGGGAGGGTTCAGGTCACCTACGTGTGGATCGACGGCAGCGGCGAGGGCGTGCGCTGCAAGAGCAGGACCCTCGATAAGGAGCCCAAGAGCATCGAAG aTGTTCCCGAATGGAATTTCGATGGCTCCAGCACGGCACAGGCAGAGGGCTCCAACAGTGACATGTTCCTGGTGCCGGTCTGCATGTTCAGGGACCCTTTTTGCCTGGACCCCAACAAGCTGGTGCTCTGCGAAGTGCTGAAGTACAACAGGAAACCCGCAG agacCAACCTGAGACACACGTGCAAGAAAGTCATGGACCTGGTTCGGGACAGCCACCCCTGGTTCGGGATGGAGCAGGAGTACACACTGCTGGGCATCAATGGGCATCCCTACGGCTGGCCCGACAACGGCTTCCCCGGTCCGCAGG GCCCCTATTACTGCGGGGTTGGAGCAGACAAGGTGTATGGGCGTGATATCGTGGAGTCCCACTACAAGGCTTGTCTCTATGCGGGGGTGAAGATCTGTGGCACCAATGCCGAGGTGATGCCCTCCCAG TGGGAATTCCAGGTGGGCCCGTGTGAAGGCATTGAGATGGGGGATCACCTCTGGATGGCTCGGTTCATCCTCCACCGCGTCTGCGAGGACTTCGGGGTCGTGGCCACTCTGGACCCCAAACCGATGACGGGCAACTGGAACGGGGCCGGGTGTCACACCAACTACAGCACCGAGGAGATGCGGAGAGAGGGGGGTCTCAA gCACATCGAAGCCGCCATCGAGAAGCTGAGCAAGCGGCACCATTACCACATCTGCGTGTACGACCCGCGGGGCGGCAGGGACAACTCCCGGCGCCTCACCGGCCACCACGAGACCTCCAACATCTTCGAGTTCTCAGCCGGCGTGGCCAACCGAGGCGCCAGCATCCGCATCCCGCGCCAGGTGGGCCAGGACGGCTACGGCTACTTCGAGGACCGGCGGCCGGCGGCCAACTGCGACCCCTACGCGGTCACCGAGGCCATCATGAGGACAACCGTGCTCAACGAGACCGGGGTGGAGACCAAGGACTACGCTGAGCACTGA
- the LOC107211905 gene encoding glutamine synthetase isoform X2: protein MSVSHSSRLNKLVREQYMRLPQDGRVQVTYVWIDGSGEGVRCKSRTLDKEPKSIEDVPEWNFDGSSTAQAEGSNSDMFLVPVCMFRDPFCLDPNKLVLCEVLKYNRKPAETNLRHTCKKVMDLVRDSHPWFGMEQEYTLLGINGHPYGWPDNGFPGPQGPYYCGVGADKVYGRDIVESHYKACLYAGVKICGTNAEVMPSQWEFQVGPCEGIEMGDHLWMARFILHRVCEDFGVVATLDPKPMTGNWNGAGCHTNYSTEEMRREGGLKHIEAAIEKLSKRHHYHICVYDPRGGRDNSRRLTGHHETSNIFEFSAGVANRGASIRIPRQVGQDGYGYFEDRRPAANCDPYAVTEAIMRTTVLNETGVETKDYAEH, encoded by the exons ATGTCGGTGTcgcacagctccaggctgaacaagctGGTGCGGGAGCAGTACATGAGGCTGCCCCAGGATGGGAGGGTTCAGGTCACCTACGTGTGGATCGACGGCAGCGGCGAGGGCGTGCGCTGCAAGAGCAGGACCCTCGATAAGGAGCCCAAGAGCATCGAAG aTGTTCCCGAATGGAATTTCGATGGCTCCAGCACGGCACAGGCAGAGGGCTCCAACAGTGACATGTTCCTGGTGCCGGTCTGCATGTTCAGGGACCCTTTTTGCCTGGACCCCAACAAGCTGGTGCTCTGCGAAGTGCTGAAGTACAACAGGAAACCCGCAG agacCAACCTGAGACACACGTGCAAGAAAGTCATGGACCTGGTTCGGGACAGCCACCCCTGGTTCGGGATGGAGCAGGAGTACACACTGCTGGGCATCAATGGGCATCCCTACGGCTGGCCCGACAACGGCTTCCCCGGTCCGCAGG GCCCCTATTACTGCGGGGTTGGAGCAGACAAGGTGTATGGGCGTGATATCGTGGAGTCCCACTACAAGGCTTGTCTCTATGCGGGGGTGAAGATCTGTGGCACCAATGCCGAGGTGATGCCCTCCCAG TGGGAATTCCAGGTGGGCCCGTGTGAAGGCATTGAGATGGGGGATCACCTCTGGATGGCTCGGTTCATCCTCCACCGCGTCTGCGAGGACTTCGGGGTCGTGGCCACTCTGGACCCCAAACCGATGACGGGCAACTGGAACGGGGCCGGGTGTCACACCAACTACAGCACCGAGGAGATGCGGAGAGAGGGGGGTCTCAA gCACATCGAAGCCGCCATCGAGAAGCTGAGCAAGCGGCACCATTACCACATCTGCGTGTACGACCCGCGGGGCGGCAGGGACAACTCCCGGCGCCTCACCGGCCACCACGAGACCTCCAACATCTTCGAGTTCTCAGCCGGCGTGGCCAACCGAGGCGCCAGCATCCGCATCCCGCGCCAGGTGGGCCAGGACGGCTACGGCTACTTCGAGGACCGGCGGCCGGCGGCCAACTGCGACCCCTACGCGGTCACCGAGGCCATCATGAGGACAACCGTGCTCAACGAGACCGGGGTGGAGACCAAGGACTACGCTGAGCACTGA